A genomic stretch from Sphingobacterium sp. ML3W includes:
- a CDS encoding DUF4954 family protein, which translates to MSVLKKRPLEHLGYDFIPNEFLREGQDEYTLRFQQNPRNDYRDLTANEVQELIANGNWSSDWSRVKVSAVFDPKQIQGCKFYGLVRIGNLNPSYLEYRNLQLPIGLYHSTIISSDFGDDVAVHHIGYLSYFIVGNEVLLSQIKEMETGSTAKFGNGILRDGEESGKRIQLELCNENGARSVYPFDGMQAADVYLWTRNRHDRKLQHRFEELTDQKIGTQRGYYSQIGDRCVIKNTFTIKNVKIGTDAYIKGVNKLKNVTVNSSQESYTQIGEGCELVNGIIGYGCRIFYGVKAVRFILASYSQLKYGARLINSYLGDNSTISCCEVLNSLIFPAHEQHHNNSFLCAALVMGQSNMAAGATVGSNHNSRAADGEIIAGRGFWPGLCVSLKHNSRFASYCLIVKGDFLHELDIQLPFTLVSNDVQHDRLVLIPGYWFMYNMYALVRNANKYEARDNRHFKNQYFEYAMLAPDTVNEMFAGMETLAFAVSESLQQEEDKTREERIVAGRALLANNIDLKDKTIVLSGAENSRRPTVIQKVGEAYHLYRSFIKYYGVLHLMDALEEGRSLDDIIASLAGEQRTNWENIGGQLIESTALQIFLDDIKSKKIDSWDDIHEFYHERSKDYPLDKRKHALLSLIEILTLEGMEISRDKIVSLLDQALGHRIWIGEQIYKSRAKDYKNPFKNMVYANDEERDIVVGKLTENSFINQQQKELEIFKIRVANLKGQF; encoded by the coding sequence ATGAGTGTGTTAAAGAAAAGACCTTTGGAGCATTTGGGATATGATTTTATCCCAAATGAATTTCTCCGGGAAGGGCAGGATGAGTACACCCTGCGTTTTCAGCAGAATCCACGCAATGATTACCGTGACCTTACAGCAAATGAGGTTCAGGAGCTGATCGCCAATGGCAATTGGTCGAGCGACTGGTCCAGGGTAAAGGTGTCAGCAGTCTTCGATCCCAAGCAAATCCAAGGTTGTAAATTCTATGGTTTGGTGCGCATCGGAAATCTCAACCCCAGCTATTTGGAATACCGTAACCTGCAACTTCCCATCGGTTTATATCATTCGACCATTATCAGTTCTGATTTTGGCGATGATGTGGCTGTACATCATATCGGTTATTTATCCTATTTTATTGTGGGTAATGAAGTGCTGTTGAGTCAAATCAAGGAGATGGAGACCGGTAGCACCGCTAAATTTGGAAATGGAATTCTACGTGATGGTGAAGAATCGGGTAAACGTATTCAATTGGAGCTCTGCAACGAAAACGGTGCACGCTCGGTGTATCCTTTTGATGGGATGCAGGCGGCAGATGTCTATCTGTGGACACGAAATCGCCATGATCGGAAGCTACAACATCGTTTTGAAGAGCTGACCGACCAAAAAATCGGTACACAACGGGGATATTATAGTCAGATCGGTGATCGCTGCGTTATCAAAAATACATTCACGATCAAAAATGTGAAGATTGGTACCGATGCCTACATCAAAGGGGTGAATAAGCTGAAGAATGTAACTGTTAACTCATCACAGGAATCCTATACCCAAATTGGTGAGGGCTGTGAGCTGGTTAATGGTATTATTGGCTACGGTTGCCGTATATTCTATGGAGTCAAAGCGGTACGTTTTATTTTGGCCTCTTATTCGCAACTGAAATATGGCGCACGGTTGATCAATTCTTATCTGGGTGATAATTCGACGATATCCTGTTGTGAAGTGCTCAATTCCCTAATTTTTCCGGCACATGAACAACACCATAATAATTCATTCCTATGTGCCGCATTGGTGATGGGACAAAGTAATATGGCGGCTGGGGCTACTGTCGGGTCAAACCACAATTCTAGGGCAGCTGATGGTGAGATTATCGCAGGACGCGGTTTCTGGCCGGGCTTATGTGTAAGCCTCAAACACAACTCGAGATTTGCCTCTTACTGTTTAATTGTCAAGGGTGACTTTTTACACGAGCTGGATATCCAACTGCCTTTTACGTTGGTAAGCAACGATGTACAGCACGATCGGCTTGTACTTATCCCAGGGTATTGGTTTATGTATAATATGTACGCCTTAGTGCGTAATGCCAATAAGTATGAAGCTCGGGACAATAGACATTTTAAAAATCAATATTTTGAGTACGCTATGTTGGCTCCTGATACCGTCAATGAGATGTTTGCCGGAATGGAAACACTTGCCTTTGCAGTATCGGAAAGCCTTCAACAGGAAGAGGATAAGACAAGGGAGGAACGCATTGTGGCAGGGCGAGCCTTGCTTGCCAACAATATTGATCTAAAAGATAAGACGATTGTTTTATCCGGAGCGGAAAATTCACGCCGACCTACAGTGATTCAAAAAGTTGGTGAGGCCTATCATCTTTATCGTTCATTTATCAAGTATTATGGTGTTTTGCACTTGATGGATGCATTGGAGGAAGGACGATCACTAGATGATATCATTGCGAGCCTTGCCGGTGAACAACGGACAAACTGGGAAAATATCGGTGGACAGCTTATCGAAAGTACTGCATTGCAGATTTTTCTGGATGATATCAAGTCCAAAAAGATAGACTCCTGGGACGATATTCATGAGTTTTATCACGAGCGTAGCAAGGACTATCCATTGGATAAACGAAAGCATGCCTTATTGTCACTGATTGAAATTCTGACTTTGGAAGGTATGGAAATATCCAGAGATAAAATTGTATCTTTGTTGGATCAGGCTTTGGGACACCGAATCTGGATAGGCGAGCAGATCTATAAATCCCGCGCTAAAGATTACAAAAATCCGTTCAAGAATATGGTGTATGCCAATGATGAAGAACGCGATATAGTGGTTGGGAAATTGACAGAAAACTCCTTTATCAATCAACAGCAAAAAGAACTAGAGATATTTAAAATAAGGGTTGCTAATTTGAAAGGGCAATTTTAA
- the glmS gene encoding glutamine--fructose-6-phosphate transaminase (isomerizing) encodes MCGIVGYTGYRQAYGIVIDGLKKLEYRGYDSAGVALHKGEQVDVYKKTGKVVNLEEFVYGQDLQSTTGIGHTRWATHGEPSDRNAHPHYSNSGRIAMIHNGIIENYASLKAELISKGYQFKSDTDTEVLVNFIEEIQLQNECSLEEAIRIALKRVVGAYVILVLEAGHPDRIIAARKGSPLVIGIGKNEHFLGSDASPMLAYTKEVVYINDYELAIITPDELILKNLGNERITPYIQKLDLELSAIEKGGYDHFMLKEIFEQPHTIYDSMRGRLDLQAKQIILSGIEKYANEISSTNRIVIVACGTSWHAGLIAEYVIEELCRINVEVEYASEFRYRNPVIHPGDVILAISQSGETADTLVALENAKKQGAIILGVVNVVGSSIARLSDAGAYTHAGPEIGVASTKAFTAQLTVLNLIALKIAALKGTISEERFLKLSEELHAVPEKVEWILDTQIEKIQQIAKKYKDARDFLFLGRGYNFPVALEGALKLKEISYIHAEGYPAAEMKHGPIALVDENLPVVFVATKDAYHEKIVSNIQEIKARKGKIISVVTRGDAVSEELSDDFMEIPEADEIIAPLISVVPLQLLSYYIGVELGLDVDKPRNLAKSVTVE; translated from the coding sequence ATGTGTGGAATTGTAGGATACACAGGTTACCGTCAGGCGTATGGTATCGTCATTGATGGATTGAAAAAATTAGAATACCGTGGATATGACAGTGCGGGAGTGGCACTGCACAAAGGTGAACAGGTTGATGTTTACAAAAAGACCGGCAAAGTAGTGAATCTAGAAGAATTCGTTTACGGTCAGGATCTCCAATCAACAACAGGAATAGGGCATACGCGTTGGGCCACCCATGGTGAACCTTCTGACCGCAATGCCCATCCGCATTATTCAAATAGTGGACGCATTGCAATGATCCATAATGGTATCATCGAAAACTATGCTTCCCTAAAAGCAGAATTAATTAGCAAAGGCTACCAATTCAAAAGTGATACGGATACTGAAGTGCTCGTGAACTTTATCGAAGAAATCCAGTTACAAAATGAGTGCTCCCTGGAGGAGGCGATCCGTATTGCCTTAAAAAGGGTTGTTGGTGCCTATGTGATCCTTGTATTGGAGGCTGGTCATCCAGATCGGATTATTGCGGCAAGAAAGGGAAGTCCCCTGGTAATTGGAATAGGTAAAAATGAACATTTCTTGGGTTCAGATGCTTCGCCGATGTTAGCTTATACCAAAGAAGTTGTTTACATCAATGATTATGAACTTGCGATTATCACGCCCGATGAACTAATCCTCAAGAATTTAGGAAATGAACGGATTACACCGTACATCCAAAAATTGGATCTGGAGTTATCGGCTATTGAAAAAGGTGGTTACGATCACTTTATGCTAAAGGAGATCTTCGAACAGCCACATACCATCTACGATTCGATGCGTGGGCGTCTGGATCTGCAAGCGAAGCAAATTATTCTGAGTGGAATTGAGAAGTATGCGAATGAAATTAGCAGCACCAATCGTATTGTCATTGTTGCCTGTGGTACGAGTTGGCATGCTGGCTTGATTGCCGAATATGTGATTGAAGAATTATGCCGCATTAATGTTGAGGTGGAGTATGCTTCGGAGTTCCGTTACCGGAATCCTGTGATCCATCCTGGAGATGTAATTTTGGCTATTTCACAAAGCGGTGAGACTGCGGACACGTTGGTGGCGCTGGAAAATGCGAAAAAGCAGGGTGCCATCATTCTTGGTGTCGTTAATGTCGTTGGATCTTCAATCGCCCGTCTTTCTGATGCAGGAGCTTATACACATGCTGGACCTGAAATCGGTGTGGCAAGTACCAAAGCTTTTACCGCACAGCTAACTGTCCTAAATCTGATCGCATTAAAAATTGCAGCCTTAAAAGGAACGATTTCGGAAGAACGCTTTCTGAAACTATCGGAGGAATTGCATGCAGTTCCTGAAAAGGTTGAGTGGATATTGGATACGCAGATCGAAAAGATCCAACAAATTGCAAAAAAATATAAAGACGCAAGGGATTTCCTGTTTCTTGGTAGAGGGTATAACTTCCCGGTTGCCCTGGAAGGTGCGCTAAAGCTCAAAGAGATCTCTTATATTCATGCCGAAGGCTATCCTGCAGCAGAGATGAAACATGGCCCTATTGCTTTGGTCGATGAGAATCTACCTGTTGTATTCGTCGCAACGAAGGATGCCTATCATGAAAAGATTGTCTCCAACATCCAGGAGATAAAAGCAAGGAAAGGGAAAATTATTTCTGTAGTCACAAGAGGTGACGCCGTTTCCGAAGAGCTGTCGGATGACTTTATGGAAATTCCAGAGGCAGATGAGATTATTGCTCCTTTAATCTCTGTTGTTCCTTTGCAGTTATTGTCTTATTATATTGGTGTGGAGTTAGGATTAGATGTTGACAAACCTCGTAATCTCGCCAAATCTGTCACAGTAGAATAG
- a CDS encoding efflux RND transporter permease subunit: protein MKITEISIKRPSIIIVLFIILTLGGLFSYTQLGYELVPKFEINVITVQTVYPGASPAEVESSVTKKIEDAISSLESIKKVESTSLEGVSIVMITLNNGADVNFLLTDAQRKINAVVNDLPDDVKTPSLSKFSLDDVAIMSLAVTSNLSEKELYDLLDNKIQPVFARINGVAKVDMIGGEEREIQISVDPKKIEGYGLTIAQVQQTVASSNLDFPTGNVSTRDNRTTIRLAGKVTSIEELRNLPITTPAGVQIYLRDIADVQDGIKEIEKVARLDRQNTILLQVFKQSDANAVAVSEGVKKTIGQVEKDYASNKIKILVANDSSDFTLNAANNVIHDLMIAIALVGFIMLFFLQSLRNAAITMVAIPLSLIATFIGLLLMGYTLNLMSLLGLSLVVGILVDDAIVVIENIHRHMEMGKNKVRAAFDGASEIGFTVTAITLVIVVVFLPIAMSTGLVANILAQFCVTVIISTLLSLLVSFTVVPWLYSRFGKLEHLSKTSFFGRIIHGFESGLNAFTHWVSGLLVWALKSRMNKLATLGLAVGLLVASFMLVVKGYIGSDFFPGIDRKEFFIQLELDKDASLEKTNLLTQKAEAYIKSKPDVKEIITTVGQSSDGMASTTGSRYKSEIHVILDKENFEGNSQVYSATLKRELENKLIGAKIKTVNVGIMGAEQAPLKLTIIGSSVEDAQEFAEKAADQLRKIPGAAGVKLTSEAGNPEINVKIDRDKMTSLGLNVSTVGMTMQTAFSGNTDNKYRAGDNEYDINIRYTESGRASIDNVRDLKFINSKGASISLEQFATVSYGSGPTLLERRDKSPAVSIQGQAIGRPMGTVAQEWQAQFEKLPRKPGIVFIWGGNMENQSEGFGTLGIALLASIILVYLVMVALYDSFITPFVVLFSIPLSFIGALLFLALGNQTLNIFTILGIIMLIGLVAKNAIMLVDFANHRKEAGDSTHDALVAANHARLRPILMTTIAMVFGMIPIAIATGDGADMNRGLAIVIIGGLLSSLFLTLVVVPVVYSIFDRFGKKKKTDYEALIVEDYDHVDVAEH, encoded by the coding sequence ATGAAAATTACCGAAATATCGATAAAACGTCCCAGTATAATTATCGTATTATTTATAATACTGACATTAGGTGGGTTGTTTTCTTATACTCAGTTGGGGTACGAGTTAGTCCCTAAATTTGAGATCAACGTAATCACGGTGCAGACTGTCTATCCGGGAGCATCGCCTGCTGAGGTGGAAAGCTCTGTTACCAAAAAAATTGAAGATGCGATTTCCTCGCTGGAGAGTATTAAGAAAGTAGAGTCGACTTCCCTCGAAGGGGTATCCATTGTAATGATTACCTTAAATAACGGTGCGGATGTCAACTTCCTGCTCACTGATGCGCAACGGAAGATCAATGCGGTTGTCAACGATCTGCCGGATGATGTAAAAACACCATCCTTATCCAAATTCTCTTTGGATGATGTTGCGATCATGAGTCTGGCGGTAACATCAAACTTATCCGAAAAAGAATTGTATGACTTATTGGACAATAAGATCCAGCCAGTTTTCGCACGGATCAATGGGGTAGCCAAAGTGGATATGATCGGGGGTGAGGAGCGTGAAATTCAGATTTCTGTAGATCCTAAGAAAATTGAAGGCTATGGCTTAACAATCGCTCAGGTACAACAGACTGTTGCTTCCTCCAATCTTGATTTTCCAACAGGTAACGTAAGTACACGTGACAACAGAACAACAATCCGTTTGGCGGGTAAAGTAACTTCGATCGAAGAATTACGTAATCTACCGATTACGACGCCAGCAGGTGTGCAGATCTATTTGCGCGATATTGCTGATGTGCAGGATGGAATCAAAGAAATTGAGAAGGTGGCTCGTTTGGATCGTCAGAACACCATCTTGTTACAAGTCTTTAAACAATCTGATGCCAATGCAGTAGCTGTATCTGAAGGCGTTAAAAAGACAATTGGGCAGGTGGAAAAAGATTATGCAAGCAACAAGATCAAGATTCTTGTCGCAAATGACTCTTCTGATTTTACATTGAATGCTGCCAATAACGTAATCCATGACTTGATGATTGCGATTGCCCTGGTAGGTTTTATCATGTTGTTCTTCTTGCAGAGTTTGCGTAATGCTGCGATTACCATGGTTGCGATTCCATTATCACTGATCGCGACATTTATTGGTTTGTTGCTGATGGGCTATACCCTAAACTTGATGTCTTTATTGGGACTATCACTGGTTGTAGGTATTCTGGTGGATGATGCGATCGTTGTTATCGAGAATATCCACCGTCACATGGAGATGGGAAAAAATAAAGTGCGCGCGGCATTTGATGGAGCCTCAGAGATCGGGTTTACAGTAACAGCGATTACCTTGGTTATCGTGGTGGTGTTTTTGCCGATTGCAATGTCAACTGGTTTGGTGGCAAACATCCTTGCTCAGTTTTGTGTGACCGTAATTATTTCCACTTTGCTGTCCTTGCTTGTTTCATTTACCGTTGTTCCCTGGTTATATTCTCGTTTCGGAAAACTGGAACATTTGAGCAAAACCTCCTTCTTTGGACGTATCATTCATGGATTTGAAAGTGGTCTGAATGCATTTACACATTGGGTATCCGGATTGTTGGTCTGGGCACTAAAAAGCCGGATGAATAAATTGGCAACACTCGGACTAGCAGTAGGCTTATTGGTTGCTTCTTTTATGCTTGTGGTCAAAGGTTATATCGGTTCGGACTTCTTCCCAGGAATAGACCGGAAGGAATTTTTCATCCAATTGGAATTGGACAAAGATGCTTCTTTGGAGAAAACCAACTTATTGACGCAAAAGGCCGAAGCTTATATTAAATCTAAGCCAGATGTGAAAGAAATCATCACCACTGTAGGGCAGTCTTCGGATGGTATGGCTTCCACAACAGGTTCACGTTATAAATCTGAAATCCACGTTATTCTAGATAAGGAGAATTTTGAAGGTAATTCTCAGGTGTATTCTGCGACTTTAAAACGTGAATTGGAAAACAAGCTGATCGGTGCCAAGATTAAAACCGTGAATGTTGGTATCATGGGGGCAGAACAGGCACCGTTGAAATTGACCATCATCGGTTCTTCGGTGGAAGATGCACAAGAATTTGCGGAGAAAGCGGCAGATCAATTGCGTAAGATTCCAGGAGCAGCAGGAGTGAAGTTAACCTCCGAAGCTGGTAACCCGGAGATCAATGTGAAAATTGACCGCGATAAGATGACATCTTTGGGATTGAACGTATCCACAGTCGGTATGACGATGCAGACCGCATTTTCTGGAAATACGGACAATAAATATAGAGCGGGTGATAATGAATATGATATCAATATTCGCTATACAGAAAGTGGTCGTGCCAGTATAGATAACGTGCGTGACCTGAAATTTATCAATAGCAAGGGAGCTTCGATTTCATTGGAACAATTTGCAACAGTTTCTTATGGTTCAGGACCTACCTTATTGGAGCGTCGTGATAAATCGCCAGCGGTATCTATCCAAGGTCAGGCAATCGGTAGACCAATGGGTACTGTAGCACAGGAATGGCAGGCTCAATTTGAGAAGCTTCCACGCAAACCTGGAATCGTCTTCATTTGGGGTGGTAACATGGAAAATCAGTCAGAAGGTTTCGGTACATTGGGAATTGCATTATTGGCCTCAATTATCTTGGTATACCTTGTGATGGTGGCGCTATATGATAGCTTTATCACACCTTTTGTGGTATTGTTCTCCATTCCACTATCCTTTATCGGTGCCTTATTGTTCCTAGCATTGGGTAATCAGACGTTGAACATCTTTACCATCTTGGGTATTATCATGCTGATTGGTTTGGTGGCCAAGAACGCGATCATGCTCGTCGATTTTGCGAACCATCGAAAAGAAGCTGGCGATAGTACACACGATGCACTGGTTGCTGCTAACCATGCCCGTCTTCGTCCGATCTTGATGACGACAATTGCCATGGTATTCGGTATGATTCCAATTGCCATTGCTACTGGTGATGGTGCCGATATGAACAGAGGTCTGGCAATCGTTATCATTGGTGGTCTATTGTCGTCCCTATTCTTGACCCTAGTTGTCGTGCCGGTCGTATATTCGATCTTTGACCGCTTTGGTAAAAAGAAGAAAACTGACTATGAGGCATTGATTGTAGAGGATTATGATCATGTTGATGTAGCAGAACATTAA
- a CDS encoding efflux RND transporter periplasmic adaptor subunit, whose translation MKRGIITLLIIAAGLAGIFFVLNKNKKKNEAETAEVAKTNAAIAVRIDTAKVSSMDLRYIANGTFEPKQEVTVGAETAGRVVRVLVDEGAHVSVGQTLAIIEGDKLNVNVANAQASYDNALADMKRHENAFLTGGVTQQKVDEVKLKLESAKNSLRSAKLNAGDVTIKTSVAGVVNSRKIEPGAYVSPGTAAFDIVNVGTLKLRVNVDEKNVATLRVGQSVDVSASVYADQRFTGKVTFIAPKSDGSLNFPVEIEVNNSSNQLRAGMYGTAMFGEGVAGNTLIVPRNAFVGSVSDNKIFVLKNGKAIETNVKSGRNFGDHIEILGGLQNGDQVIVSGQINLFDQSPVEIIK comes from the coding sequence ATGAAACGCGGAATTATTACCTTATTGATTATTGCTGCCGGGTTGGCAGGTATATTTTTTGTGCTGAACAAAAATAAAAAGAAAAATGAAGCCGAAACAGCAGAAGTTGCTAAGACAAATGCGGCTATCGCGGTCCGTATTGACACTGCGAAAGTAAGCTCAATGGACTTACGTTACATCGCTAACGGAACGTTCGAGCCTAAACAGGAAGTGACGGTCGGTGCAGAAACTGCAGGACGTGTTGTCCGTGTATTAGTAGACGAGGGTGCACATGTGAGTGTTGGTCAGACATTGGCTATTATAGAAGGTGACAAGCTAAATGTGAATGTCGCAAACGCGCAGGCATCTTATGATAATGCTTTGGCCGATATGAAACGTCATGAGAATGCTTTTTTAACAGGCGGTGTCACACAGCAAAAAGTAGATGAAGTAAAGTTGAAATTGGAAAGTGCGAAAAATAGCCTACGTTCAGCTAAACTGAATGCTGGGGATGTGACAATCAAAACATCTGTGGCTGGAGTAGTCAATTCACGTAAAATTGAACCAGGCGCTTATGTAAGTCCTGGAACAGCGGCTTTTGATATCGTAAATGTTGGTACCTTAAAATTACGTGTGAATGTCGATGAGAAAAATGTTGCTACGTTACGAGTTGGTCAGTCTGTTGATGTATCAGCAAGTGTGTATGCAGACCAAAGATTCACAGGTAAGGTGACATTTATTGCTCCTAAATCTGATGGAAGTTTGAATTTCCCGGTAGAAATCGAAGTGAACAACTCATCAAACCAATTGCGTGCCGGTATGTATGGTACAGCAATGTTTGGGGAAGGGGTTGCCGGTAATACGTTGATCGTACCTCGCAATGCATTTGTGGGTAGTGTGAGTGATAATAAAATATTCGTGCTTAAAAATGGTAAAGCAATCGAAACCAATGTGAAATCCGGAAGAAACTTTGGTGATCACATTGAAATCTTGGGTGGCCTACAAAATGGCGATCAAGTGATTGTTTCGGGTCAAATCAATTTGTTTGATCAGAGCCCTGTTGAAATTATTAAATAA
- a CDS encoding TolC family protein codes for MKTIRILASLLLGTMVFQSHAQQQLSLSDAIKFALQNKKEAKKAKLDLENAQYQIDEVRGGALPQITANGSLKYNVLIPEMVLEAGGQTQTIKMGQPWNSTAMVSLNQQLFNQSLFTGLKAAKTTKEFYQINAQLTDEQVIEKVANAYYEIYQEHLKLQTIENNLESTTKTKNVTEGMVNAGLAKRIDLDRLVVNVNNLEAQRQQSLNSVQIKENALKFAIGKPIEEDIELSKETFELNPALTAETANVENRTEVQLAKKQIELYQLNKKSKVADLYPKLSLGGDFGFNGFGKGFPIGSSFNWPKTSSIGLNLSVPIFTGGTTKAKINQADIQIRQAEVDLEDTKLGLNLAKENARSQVKISLLNIDNNRRNVVLAKDVLSDTQNNFNNGLATLTELLDAEKALADAENNLNTSLLNYKVAEVQIIKANGELKSLIKE; via the coding sequence ATGAAAACAATCAGAATACTAGCCAGCCTTTTATTAGGTACGATGGTTTTCCAAAGTCATGCACAGCAGCAATTAAGCCTAAGTGATGCGATCAAATTTGCTTTGCAGAATAAAAAGGAAGCTAAAAAAGCTAAATTGGATTTAGAAAATGCCCAATATCAAATTGATGAAGTCAGAGGTGGTGCATTGCCACAAATTACAGCGAACGGATCCTTAAAGTATAATGTTTTGATTCCGGAAATGGTATTGGAAGCAGGTGGGCAGACGCAAACAATCAAAATGGGGCAGCCCTGGAATTCGACGGCGATGGTCTCACTGAATCAACAACTGTTTAATCAATCGCTATTTACCGGTTTAAAAGCAGCAAAGACAACGAAAGAGTTTTACCAAATCAATGCACAGCTGACGGATGAGCAGGTCATCGAAAAAGTGGCAAATGCGTATTATGAAATTTATCAGGAGCATCTGAAACTACAGACAATCGAGAATAATCTTGAAAGTACAACAAAAACAAAGAATGTAACCGAGGGAATGGTCAATGCAGGATTGGCCAAGCGAATTGATCTGGATCGGCTGGTTGTTAATGTCAATAATCTGGAAGCACAACGGCAACAATCATTAAATTCAGTGCAGATTAAAGAGAATGCCTTGAAATTCGCAATCGGTAAGCCAATTGAAGAGGATATTGAGCTGTCGAAAGAAACATTCGAACTGAATCCAGCACTAACTGCGGAAACTGCCAATGTTGAAAATCGCACAGAGGTGCAGTTGGCTAAAAAGCAAATTGAATTGTATCAACTCAATAAAAAATCTAAAGTTGCAGATCTTTACCCAAAGCTATCTTTAGGTGGTGATTTTGGTTTTAATGGTTTTGGTAAAGGTTTTCCAATTGGTAGCAGTTTCAATTGGCCTAAAACATCGAGCATTGGTTTAAACCTTTCTGTTCCAATTTTCACAGGTGGAACTACTAAAGCGAAAATCAATCAGGCAGATATTCAGATCAGACAGGCCGAGGTAGATTTGGAAGATACAAAGCTTGGCCTGAATTTGGCAAAAGAGAATGCAAGATCGCAGGTTAAGATCAGCTTATTGAATATTGATAATAACCGTCGCAATGTAGTATTAGCGAAGGATGTTTTGAGTGATACGCAAAATAATTTTAACAACGGACTCGCAACATTGACGGAGCTATTGGATGCTGAGAAAGCCTTGGCAGATGCTGAAAACAATTTAAATACCAGCTTATTGAATTATAAGGTTGCCGAAGTACAGATTATAAAGGCAAATGGTGAACTGAAATCATTAATTAAAGAATAA
- a CDS encoding TetR/AcrR family transcriptional regulator has protein sequence MEDRKDQIIDAAIRRFMHYGFSKTTMNEIAEDIKITKANLYYYYSEKNALIRDVIIRLTDEYREEEEKLVAVHKGITYDLIMKILELRDAFVRKYYILHMNENLEWIKGLSMQEFFQCLHNRDVQALYEILKVGAEKGELNEEHLYETAEIYVELMKSLSLMCNISDIISGIPNQDRFDEVLQKQKLATKLFFNGINKK, from the coding sequence ATGGAAGATAGAAAAGACCAGATCATTGATGCTGCTATAAGACGCTTTATGCATTATGGTTTTAGTAAGACAACAATGAATGAGATTGCGGAGGATATAAAAATCACCAAAGCGAATTTATATTATTATTACTCAGAGAAGAATGCACTTATACGGGATGTTATTATACGTTTGACGGATGAGTACAGAGAAGAGGAGGAGAAGTTGGTAGCTGTGCATAAAGGTATAACCTACGATCTGATCATGAAGATTTTGGAATTACGGGATGCTTTTGTACGCAAGTATTATATTTTGCATATGAACGAAAACCTGGAGTGGATTAAAGGGCTTTCGATGCAAGAGTTTTTCCAGTGTCTCCACAATCGCGACGTACAGGCGCTTTATGAGATACTTAAGGTTGGCGCGGAGAAAGGAGAACTCAATGAAGAGCATCTCTACGAGACAGCTGAAATCTATGTGGAACTGATGAAAAGTTTATCCCTGATGTGCAATATTTCCGATATCATTTCTGGAATACCAAATCAGGATCGTTTTGATGAAGTTTTACAGAAACAAAAACTGGCTACTAAGCTGTTTTTTAATGGTATAAATAAAAAGTAG
- a CDS encoding NUDIX domain-containing protein, translated as MYSNFTVDCVILGFHEGELKVLLAERNEYPFKDWWALPGFFVDNDEEMEDAVKRILYENTGLKDVFMDQLHSFAGLKRHPKGRILTVAYYALVQLDSTKLKTKPVTNYMKQAKWFPVRNVPELAFDHKQILDLCLERLQRRLAYKPIAFELLPEKFTLTQLQLVYEGILNKTLDKRNFRKKMQNYGFLKELDEVQTGVAYRAARLYKLDKRKFLKHFQNTVAF; from the coding sequence TTGTATAGTAATTTTACCGTAGACTGTGTCATATTAGGCTTTCATGAAGGAGAATTAAAGGTTCTTTTGGCTGAAAGAAATGAATATCCTTTTAAGGATTGGTGGGCATTGCCAGGCTTTTTCGTGGATAATGACGAAGAGATGGAAGATGCCGTAAAGAGAATTTTGTATGAAAATACAGGTTTGAAGGATGTATTTATGGACCAATTACATTCTTTTGCGGGCTTGAAACGGCATCCAAAAGGGCGTATTCTGACAGTAGCTTACTATGCCCTAGTCCAGCTTGATAGCACAAAACTGAAAACAAAGCCTGTTACAAACTACATGAAGCAGGCGAAATGGTTTCCTGTTAGAAATGTTCCGGAATTGGCATTTGACCATAAGCAGATTTTGGATTTATGTTTGGAAAGATTGCAGCGTCGTTTGGCCTACAAACCGATCGCTTTTGAATTGTTACCTGAAAAATTTACCCTGACCCAATTGCAATTGGTGTATGAAGGTATATTGAATAAAACATTGGATAAACGCAATTTTCGAAAGAAAATGCAGAATTATGGCTTCCTAAAGGAGTTGGATGAAGTGCAGACCGGTGTCGCTTATCGGGCTGCAAGGCTGTATAAATTGGACAAAAGAAAATTCCTCAAACATTTCCAGAATACTGTAGCGTTTTAA